The Papio anubis isolate 15944 chromosome 1, Panubis1.0, whole genome shotgun sequence genome window below encodes:
- the FCRLA gene encoding Fc receptor-like A isoform X5, translated as MKLGCVLMAWALYLSLGVLWTSQMLLAGCHAAASFETLQCEGPVCTEESSCHVEDDLTDAREAGFQVKGYTFSEPFHLIVSYDWLILQGPAKPVFEGDPLVLRCQAWQDWPLTQVTFYRDGSALGPPGPNREFSIAVVQEADSGHYHCSGIFQSPGPGSPETASVVDITVQELFPAPILRAIPSAEPQAGGPMTLSCQTKLPLQRSAARLLFSFYKDGRTVQSRGLSSEFQIPTASEDHSGSYWCEAATEDNQVWKQSPQLEIRVQGPSGSAPLTLNPAPQKSAAPGTAPEEAPGPLPPPPTPSSEDPGFSSPLGMPDPHLYHQMGLLLKHMQDVRVLLGHLLMELRELSGHRKPGTTKATAE; from the exons CTGGATGTCATGCCG CTGCCAGTTTTGAGACGCTGCAGTGTGAGGGACCTGTCTGCACCGAGGAGAGCAGCTGCCACGTGGAGGATGATTTGACTGATGCAAGGGAAGCTGGCTTCCAGGTCAAGGGCTACACTTTCAGTGAACCCTTCCACTTGATTGTGTCCTACG ATTGGCTGATCCTCCAAGGCCCAGCCAAGCCAGTATTTGAAGGGGACCCACTAGTTCTGCGCTGCCAGGCCTGGCAAGACTGGCCACTGACTCAGGTGACCTTCTACCGAGATGGCTCAGCTCTGGGTCCCCCCGGGCCTAACAGGGAATTCTCCATCGCCGTGGTACAAGAGGCAGACAGCGGGCACTACCACTGCAGTGGCATCTTCCAGAGCCCTGGTCCTGGGAGCCCAGAAACAGCATCTGTTGTGGATATCACAGTCCAAG AACTGTTTCCAGCGCCAATTCTCAGAGCTATACCCTCAGCTGAACCCCAAGCAGGAGGCCCCATGACCCTGAGCTGTCAGACAAAGTTGCCCCTGCAGAGGTCAGCCGCCcgcctcctcttctccttctacAAGGATGGAAGGACAGTGCAAAGCAGGGGGCTCTCCTCAGAATTCCAGATCCCCACAGCTTCAGAAGATCACTCCGGCTCATACTGGTGTGAGGCAGCCACTGAAGACAACCAAGTTTGGAAACAGAGCCCCCAGCTAGAGATCAGAGTGCAGG GTCCCTCCGGCTCTGCACCTCTCACCTTGAATCCAGCTCCTCAGAAATCAGCTGCTCCAGGAACTGCTCCTGAGGAGGCTCCTGGGCCGTTGCCTCCACCGCCAACCCCATCTTCTGAGGATCCAGGCTTTTCTTCTCCTCTGGGGATGCCAGATCCCCATCTGTATCACCAGATGGGCCTTCTTCTCAAACACATGCAGGATGTGAGAGTTCTCCTCGGTCACCTGCTTATGGAGTTGAGGGAATTATCTGGCCACCGGAAGCCTGGGACCACAAAGGCTACTGCTGAATAG
- the FCRLA gene encoding Fc receptor-like A isoform X2, translating to MKLGCVLMAWALYLSLGVLWTSQMLLAGCHAVAASFSGSPWAMPSSAASFETLQCEGPVCTEESSCHVEDDLTDAREAGFQVKGYTFSEPFHLIVSYDWLILQGPAKPVFEGDPLVLRCQAWQDWPLTQVTFYRDGSALGPPGPNREFSIAVVQEADSGHYHCSGIFQSPGPGSPETASVVDITVQELFPAPILRAIPSAEPQAGGPMTLSCQTKLPLQRSAARLLFSFYKDGRTVQSRGLSSEFQIPTASEDHSGSYWCEAATEDNQVWKQSPQLEIRVQGPSGSAPLTLNPAPQKSAAPGTAPEEAPGPLPPPPTPSSEDPGFSSPLGMPDPHLYHQMGLLLKHMQDVRVLLGHLLMELRELSGHRKPGTTKATAE from the exons CTGGATGTCATGCCG TTGCAGCATCATTTTCTGGTTCTCCCTGGGCCATGCCCTCTTCAGCTGCCAGTTTTGAGACGCTGCAGTGTGAGGGACCTGTCTGCACCGAGGAGAGCAGCTGCCACGTGGAGGATGATTTGACTGATGCAAGGGAAGCTGGCTTCCAGGTCAAGGGCTACACTTTCAGTGAACCCTTCCACTTGATTGTGTCCTACG ATTGGCTGATCCTCCAAGGCCCAGCCAAGCCAGTATTTGAAGGGGACCCACTAGTTCTGCGCTGCCAGGCCTGGCAAGACTGGCCACTGACTCAGGTGACCTTCTACCGAGATGGCTCAGCTCTGGGTCCCCCCGGGCCTAACAGGGAATTCTCCATCGCCGTGGTACAAGAGGCAGACAGCGGGCACTACCACTGCAGTGGCATCTTCCAGAGCCCTGGTCCTGGGAGCCCAGAAACAGCATCTGTTGTGGATATCACAGTCCAAG AACTGTTTCCAGCGCCAATTCTCAGAGCTATACCCTCAGCTGAACCCCAAGCAGGAGGCCCCATGACCCTGAGCTGTCAGACAAAGTTGCCCCTGCAGAGGTCAGCCGCCcgcctcctcttctccttctacAAGGATGGAAGGACAGTGCAAAGCAGGGGGCTCTCCTCAGAATTCCAGATCCCCACAGCTTCAGAAGATCACTCCGGCTCATACTGGTGTGAGGCAGCCACTGAAGACAACCAAGTTTGGAAACAGAGCCCCCAGCTAGAGATCAGAGTGCAGG GTCCCTCCGGCTCTGCACCTCTCACCTTGAATCCAGCTCCTCAGAAATCAGCTGCTCCAGGAACTGCTCCTGAGGAGGCTCCTGGGCCGTTGCCTCCACCGCCAACCCCATCTTCTGAGGATCCAGGCTTTTCTTCTCCTCTGGGGATGCCAGATCCCCATCTGTATCACCAGATGGGCCTTCTTCTCAAACACATGCAGGATGTGAGAGTTCTCCTCGGTCACCTGCTTATGGAGTTGAGGGAATTATCTGGCCACCGGAAGCCTGGGACCACAAAGGCTACTGCTGAATAG
- the FCRLA gene encoding Fc receptor-like A isoform X3, whose protein sequence is MKLGCVLMAWALYLSLGVLWTSQMLLVAASFSGSPWAMPSSAASFETLQCEGPVCTEESSCHVEDDLTDAREAGFQVKGYTFSEPFHLIVSYDWLILQGPAKPVFEGDPLVLRCQAWQDWPLTQVTFYRDGSALGPPGPNREFSIAVVQEADSGHYHCSGIFQSPGPGSPETASVVDITVQELFPAPILRAIPSAEPQAGGPMTLSCQTKLPLQRSAARLLFSFYKDGRTVQSRGLSSEFQIPTASEDHSGSYWCEAATEDNQVWKQSPQLEIRVQGPSGSAPLTLNPAPQKSAAPGTAPEEAPGPLPPPPTPSSEDPGFSSPLGMPDPHLYHQMGLLLKHMQDVRVLLGHLLMELRELSGHRKPGTTKATAE, encoded by the exons TTGCAGCATCATTTTCTGGTTCTCCCTGGGCCATGCCCTCTTCAGCTGCCAGTTTTGAGACGCTGCAGTGTGAGGGACCTGTCTGCACCGAGGAGAGCAGCTGCCACGTGGAGGATGATTTGACTGATGCAAGGGAAGCTGGCTTCCAGGTCAAGGGCTACACTTTCAGTGAACCCTTCCACTTGATTGTGTCCTACG ATTGGCTGATCCTCCAAGGCCCAGCCAAGCCAGTATTTGAAGGGGACCCACTAGTTCTGCGCTGCCAGGCCTGGCAAGACTGGCCACTGACTCAGGTGACCTTCTACCGAGATGGCTCAGCTCTGGGTCCCCCCGGGCCTAACAGGGAATTCTCCATCGCCGTGGTACAAGAGGCAGACAGCGGGCACTACCACTGCAGTGGCATCTTCCAGAGCCCTGGTCCTGGGAGCCCAGAAACAGCATCTGTTGTGGATATCACAGTCCAAG AACTGTTTCCAGCGCCAATTCTCAGAGCTATACCCTCAGCTGAACCCCAAGCAGGAGGCCCCATGACCCTGAGCTGTCAGACAAAGTTGCCCCTGCAGAGGTCAGCCGCCcgcctcctcttctccttctacAAGGATGGAAGGACAGTGCAAAGCAGGGGGCTCTCCTCAGAATTCCAGATCCCCACAGCTTCAGAAGATCACTCCGGCTCATACTGGTGTGAGGCAGCCACTGAAGACAACCAAGTTTGGAAACAGAGCCCCCAGCTAGAGATCAGAGTGCAGG GTCCCTCCGGCTCTGCACCTCTCACCTTGAATCCAGCTCCTCAGAAATCAGCTGCTCCAGGAACTGCTCCTGAGGAGGCTCCTGGGCCGTTGCCTCCACCGCCAACCCCATCTTCTGAGGATCCAGGCTTTTCTTCTCCTCTGGGGATGCCAGATCCCCATCTGTATCACCAGATGGGCCTTCTTCTCAAACACATGCAGGATGTGAGAGTTCTCCTCGGTCACCTGCTTATGGAGTTGAGGGAATTATCTGGCCACCGGAAGCCTGGGACCACAAAGGCTACTGCTGAATAG
- the FCRLA gene encoding Fc receptor-like A isoform X1, with translation MKLGCVLMAWALYLSLGVLWTSQMLLAAGCHAVAASFSGSPWAMPSSAASFETLQCEGPVCTEESSCHVEDDLTDAREAGFQVKGYTFSEPFHLIVSYDWLILQGPAKPVFEGDPLVLRCQAWQDWPLTQVTFYRDGSALGPPGPNREFSIAVVQEADSGHYHCSGIFQSPGPGSPETASVVDITVQELFPAPILRAIPSAEPQAGGPMTLSCQTKLPLQRSAARLLFSFYKDGRTVQSRGLSSEFQIPTASEDHSGSYWCEAATEDNQVWKQSPQLEIRVQGPSGSAPLTLNPAPQKSAAPGTAPEEAPGPLPPPPTPSSEDPGFSSPLGMPDPHLYHQMGLLLKHMQDVRVLLGHLLMELRELSGHRKPGTTKATAE, from the exons CAGCTGGATGTCATGCCG TTGCAGCATCATTTTCTGGTTCTCCCTGGGCCATGCCCTCTTCAGCTGCCAGTTTTGAGACGCTGCAGTGTGAGGGACCTGTCTGCACCGAGGAGAGCAGCTGCCACGTGGAGGATGATTTGACTGATGCAAGGGAAGCTGGCTTCCAGGTCAAGGGCTACACTTTCAGTGAACCCTTCCACTTGATTGTGTCCTACG ATTGGCTGATCCTCCAAGGCCCAGCCAAGCCAGTATTTGAAGGGGACCCACTAGTTCTGCGCTGCCAGGCCTGGCAAGACTGGCCACTGACTCAGGTGACCTTCTACCGAGATGGCTCAGCTCTGGGTCCCCCCGGGCCTAACAGGGAATTCTCCATCGCCGTGGTACAAGAGGCAGACAGCGGGCACTACCACTGCAGTGGCATCTTCCAGAGCCCTGGTCCTGGGAGCCCAGAAACAGCATCTGTTGTGGATATCACAGTCCAAG AACTGTTTCCAGCGCCAATTCTCAGAGCTATACCCTCAGCTGAACCCCAAGCAGGAGGCCCCATGACCCTGAGCTGTCAGACAAAGTTGCCCCTGCAGAGGTCAGCCGCCcgcctcctcttctccttctacAAGGATGGAAGGACAGTGCAAAGCAGGGGGCTCTCCTCAGAATTCCAGATCCCCACAGCTTCAGAAGATCACTCCGGCTCATACTGGTGTGAGGCAGCCACTGAAGACAACCAAGTTTGGAAACAGAGCCCCCAGCTAGAGATCAGAGTGCAGG GTCCCTCCGGCTCTGCACCTCTCACCTTGAATCCAGCTCCTCAGAAATCAGCTGCTCCAGGAACTGCTCCTGAGGAGGCTCCTGGGCCGTTGCCTCCACCGCCAACCCCATCTTCTGAGGATCCAGGCTTTTCTTCTCCTCTGGGGATGCCAGATCCCCATCTGTATCACCAGATGGGCCTTCTTCTCAAACACATGCAGGATGTGAGAGTTCTCCTCGGTCACCTGCTTATGGAGTTGAGGGAATTATCTGGCCACCGGAAGCCTGGGACCACAAAGGCTACTGCTGAATAG
- the FCRLA gene encoding Fc receptor-like A isoform X4 → MKLGCVLMAWALYLSLGVLWTSQMLLAAGCHAAASFETLQCEGPVCTEESSCHVEDDLTDAREAGFQVKGYTFSEPFHLIVSYDWLILQGPAKPVFEGDPLVLRCQAWQDWPLTQVTFYRDGSALGPPGPNREFSIAVVQEADSGHYHCSGIFQSPGPGSPETASVVDITVQELFPAPILRAIPSAEPQAGGPMTLSCQTKLPLQRSAARLLFSFYKDGRTVQSRGLSSEFQIPTASEDHSGSYWCEAATEDNQVWKQSPQLEIRVQGPSGSAPLTLNPAPQKSAAPGTAPEEAPGPLPPPPTPSSEDPGFSSPLGMPDPHLYHQMGLLLKHMQDVRVLLGHLLMELRELSGHRKPGTTKATAE, encoded by the exons CAGCTGGATGTCATGCCG CTGCCAGTTTTGAGACGCTGCAGTGTGAGGGACCTGTCTGCACCGAGGAGAGCAGCTGCCACGTGGAGGATGATTTGACTGATGCAAGGGAAGCTGGCTTCCAGGTCAAGGGCTACACTTTCAGTGAACCCTTCCACTTGATTGTGTCCTACG ATTGGCTGATCCTCCAAGGCCCAGCCAAGCCAGTATTTGAAGGGGACCCACTAGTTCTGCGCTGCCAGGCCTGGCAAGACTGGCCACTGACTCAGGTGACCTTCTACCGAGATGGCTCAGCTCTGGGTCCCCCCGGGCCTAACAGGGAATTCTCCATCGCCGTGGTACAAGAGGCAGACAGCGGGCACTACCACTGCAGTGGCATCTTCCAGAGCCCTGGTCCTGGGAGCCCAGAAACAGCATCTGTTGTGGATATCACAGTCCAAG AACTGTTTCCAGCGCCAATTCTCAGAGCTATACCCTCAGCTGAACCCCAAGCAGGAGGCCCCATGACCCTGAGCTGTCAGACAAAGTTGCCCCTGCAGAGGTCAGCCGCCcgcctcctcttctccttctacAAGGATGGAAGGACAGTGCAAAGCAGGGGGCTCTCCTCAGAATTCCAGATCCCCACAGCTTCAGAAGATCACTCCGGCTCATACTGGTGTGAGGCAGCCACTGAAGACAACCAAGTTTGGAAACAGAGCCCCCAGCTAGAGATCAGAGTGCAGG GTCCCTCCGGCTCTGCACCTCTCACCTTGAATCCAGCTCCTCAGAAATCAGCTGCTCCAGGAACTGCTCCTGAGGAGGCTCCTGGGCCGTTGCCTCCACCGCCAACCCCATCTTCTGAGGATCCAGGCTTTTCTTCTCCTCTGGGGATGCCAGATCCCCATCTGTATCACCAGATGGGCCTTCTTCTCAAACACATGCAGGATGTGAGAGTTCTCCTCGGTCACCTGCTTATGGAGTTGAGGGAATTATCTGGCCACCGGAAGCCTGGGACCACAAAGGCTACTGCTGAATAG
- the FCRLA gene encoding Fc receptor-like A isoform X6 — MKLGCVLMAWALYLSLGVLWTSQMLLAASFETLQCEGPVCTEESSCHVEDDLTDAREAGFQVKGYTFSEPFHLIVSYDWLILQGPAKPVFEGDPLVLRCQAWQDWPLTQVTFYRDGSALGPPGPNREFSIAVVQEADSGHYHCSGIFQSPGPGSPETASVVDITVQELFPAPILRAIPSAEPQAGGPMTLSCQTKLPLQRSAARLLFSFYKDGRTVQSRGLSSEFQIPTASEDHSGSYWCEAATEDNQVWKQSPQLEIRVQGPSGSAPLTLNPAPQKSAAPGTAPEEAPGPLPPPPTPSSEDPGFSSPLGMPDPHLYHQMGLLLKHMQDVRVLLGHLLMELRELSGHRKPGTTKATAE, encoded by the exons CTGCCAGTTTTGAGACGCTGCAGTGTGAGGGACCTGTCTGCACCGAGGAGAGCAGCTGCCACGTGGAGGATGATTTGACTGATGCAAGGGAAGCTGGCTTCCAGGTCAAGGGCTACACTTTCAGTGAACCCTTCCACTTGATTGTGTCCTACG ATTGGCTGATCCTCCAAGGCCCAGCCAAGCCAGTATTTGAAGGGGACCCACTAGTTCTGCGCTGCCAGGCCTGGCAAGACTGGCCACTGACTCAGGTGACCTTCTACCGAGATGGCTCAGCTCTGGGTCCCCCCGGGCCTAACAGGGAATTCTCCATCGCCGTGGTACAAGAGGCAGACAGCGGGCACTACCACTGCAGTGGCATCTTCCAGAGCCCTGGTCCTGGGAGCCCAGAAACAGCATCTGTTGTGGATATCACAGTCCAAG AACTGTTTCCAGCGCCAATTCTCAGAGCTATACCCTCAGCTGAACCCCAAGCAGGAGGCCCCATGACCCTGAGCTGTCAGACAAAGTTGCCCCTGCAGAGGTCAGCCGCCcgcctcctcttctccttctacAAGGATGGAAGGACAGTGCAAAGCAGGGGGCTCTCCTCAGAATTCCAGATCCCCACAGCTTCAGAAGATCACTCCGGCTCATACTGGTGTGAGGCAGCCACTGAAGACAACCAAGTTTGGAAACAGAGCCCCCAGCTAGAGATCAGAGTGCAGG GTCCCTCCGGCTCTGCACCTCTCACCTTGAATCCAGCTCCTCAGAAATCAGCTGCTCCAGGAACTGCTCCTGAGGAGGCTCCTGGGCCGTTGCCTCCACCGCCAACCCCATCTTCTGAGGATCCAGGCTTTTCTTCTCCTCTGGGGATGCCAGATCCCCATCTGTATCACCAGATGGGCCTTCTTCTCAAACACATGCAGGATGTGAGAGTTCTCCTCGGTCACCTGCTTATGGAGTTGAGGGAATTATCTGGCCACCGGAAGCCTGGGACCACAAAGGCTACTGCTGAATAG